In Oryctolagus cuniculus chromosome X, mOryCun1.1, whole genome shotgun sequence, a single window of DNA contains:
- the LOC100348938 gene encoding heterogeneous nuclear ribonucleoproteins A2/B1, translating to MAAQRGTLDAISFALSKLEEEKLPEGFRIEATKTQQDDNKLFVGGLPYNISKETLLNYLSQFGEILDIMIKLNPDTGLSKGFGFVLFKDSAAVEKVLQVKEHKLDGRKIDIKRARAMEPKFPRKKVFVGGLNPHTSEVKIREYFGNFGEIESIELPVCPRTKTRQAFCFITYTSEIPVRKLLETRYHLVGSGRCEIKIAAVTENRRCPHKGGRDFPFVGSHSTRGGGCEFKGRSNASGAHSAIQKGPEVFQNDWKAIPNMWGEIPSVCGATANVCGTTPHLLGANPHYCGAISNVFGANPYVQGANPYQRGQIPHVCETNAKVCMANPNIFGASADAANPNGFGTNPYVCGANPNDFGANPAGCVASPDVFRANAAVCIADPNVFGANPAICAANPLVGGPMPGVFGAIGEGGCVSPMLVPVPFSVINEGLNFSDQVNSNFQNVNNNPLSFTGYSDCFLGYNQGTHVAPRLHNYNVQINEATPFGNDKKVISHSEEEH from the coding sequence ATGGCCGCCCAAAGAGGTACCCTGGACGCCATCAGCTTTGCTTTGAGTAAACTTGAAGAGGAAAAACTGCCTGAAGGATTCAGGATTGAGGCCACCAAGACTCAGCAAGATGACAATAAACTGTTCGTCGGAGGACTCCCGTACAATATCAGTAAGGAAACTCTTCTTAACTATTTGTCTCAGTTCGGCGAAATCTTAGATATAATGATTAAACTCAATCCAGACACAGGACTATCCAAAGGGTTTGGATTCGTGCTTTTCAAAGATTCTGCTGCTGTTGAAAAGGTGCTCCAAGTGAAAGAGCACAAATTAGATGGAAGGAAAATAGATATAAAAAGGGCAAGAGCCATGGAACCTAAATTCCCCCGTAAAAAGGTTTTTGTAGGCGGGTTGAACCCTCATACTTCAGAAGTAAAAATCAGAGAGTACTTTGGGAACTTTGGAGAGATTGAGAGTATTGAGCTTCCAGTGTGCCCAAGAACAAAAACAAGACAAGCTTTCTGTTTCATCACGTACACTAGTGAGATACCAGTGAGAAAGCTGTTAGAAACGAGGTACCATCTAGTTGGCTCTGGGCGCTGTGAAATTAAAATTGCTGCTGTGACAGAAAATCGGAGATGTCCACACAAGGGtggaagagattttccatttgttgggtCACACAGCACCAGGGGAGGAGGCTGTGAATTTAAAGGAAGATCAAATGCAAGTGGAGCTCACAGCGCAATCCAAAAGGGTCCCGAGGTGTTTCAGAATGATTGGAAGGCAATCCCAAATATGTGGGGAGAAATACCGAGTGTTTGCGGAGCAACTGCAAATGTTTGCGGCACAACCCCACACCTTCTTGGAGCAAACCCACACTACTGTGGGGCAATCTCAAATGTTTTCGGGGCAAATCCATATGTTCAGGGGGCAAACCCATATCAACGCGGGCAGATCCCACATGTCTGCGAAACAAACGCCAAAGTTTGCATGGCAAATCCAAATATTTTTGGAGCAAGTGCTGATGCAGCAAACCCAAATGGCTTTGGAACAAATCCATATGTTTGTGGGGCAAACCCAAATGATTTTGGAGCGAATCCAGCAGGTTGCGTGGCAAGCCCAGATGTTTTCAGAGCTAATGCAGCAGTTTGCATAGCAGATCCAAATGTTTTCGGAGCAAATCCTGCTATTTGTGCCGCAAACCCACTTGTTGGGGGGCCAATGCCAGGTGTCTTTGGAGCTATCGGAGAAGGGGGATGTGTTTCTCCCATGCTTGTTCCTGTTCCCTTCTCAGTCATCAATGAAGGACTTAACTTCTCTGATCAAGTCAATAGTAATTTCCAGAACGTCAATAATAATCCTCTAAGTTTTACTGGCTATAGTGACTGTTTCCTTGGATATAACCAGGGGACTCATGTAGCACCTAGACTTCATAATTACAACGTGCAAATAAATGAGGCCACTCCTTTTGGTAATGATAAGAAAGTTATCAGCCATTCTGAAGAGGAACATTGA